DNA from Anomalospiza imberbis isolate Cuckoo-Finch-1a 21T00152 chromosome 33, ASM3175350v1, whole genome shotgun sequence:
ttattcctaagttccttcaaaacctccttgcccatccaggctagatgtttgccTTGTCAACTCGTCTTTTGGCACagagggacagtctgttcctgtgccctcgagatctctgttttaaagcttcccacctttcctgaactcctttgttttcaagggctgcttcccaaggaactctctgaataagtctcctaagtaggccaaagtttgccctccagaagtccaaTGTAAGAGTTTTATTGGTGTTCTTCCtcatttcaccaaatattgagaattctataatttcatgatcactgtgccccaagtgacctccatccaccacatctcccaccagcccatctctatttacaaacaacagatctaacatagtccctcccctggtgggctcacccatcagctgcaacaaaaaattgtcctccacaaactcaaAAAATTTCCTGGGCGGCCTTTATTGagcccacctcagctgggcagctgatttcacccctaactcaggcttaccacccatgagcctgcttccagacaaaccagctacatctccctcccccttcagacctagtttaaagccctaTCAACAAattctgccagttcatgagctaaaattcttctgcccttcacagaaagatggagcccgtctggtccaagcaggtcAGGTGCCATAAAAattgccccatgattaaagaatcccaaattttgtcgatgacaccaacccttgagccacttgttgataatgtgagctttcctattgctttcaccatttttctcagactccaaagggactgaggaaaagactgtctgtgcccctgtcctattaaccacctgacccaatgccctaaagtcccttttaattgccctgacactcctcttttcaatctcatcactgccagcctggggtatcagcagtgggcaataatcagagggctgaatcagcccaggcagtgtgtcagtgatatcccgtacccgggccccagggaggcagcagacctctctgtgggatgggtctggtcgacatatggggccctctgttcccctcaggagggactcACCCACAacaattacccttctttcctttttgatgttagaggtgctgatctgtctcacagatgaatcatagttgggaggctcactggacagataattttcttctaaaccatctggctgactctccagatccaggggatcatacctaATCTGAAGcggcacctggcttgggagagggggttgggagggatttttattattacctcctcccactccccttcatcagccaggtgtccttctatagcctgacagtgggaggtgtgggagacagcgggaaccaaggagagcattgctgccctgccagacctcatggaaccaaggatccattgtgacactgcagggccctgagGCACCACgatgccattgtgacactgcagggcccaaggatccaagggacattgtgacaccagagggacattgggacactgggaggcctcatggaatcatggagagcactgggacactcaggggcctcatggaaccgttGTCTGTGTGCCATGtcaagttgtctgggggtgttgatctgctggagggcaggagggctctgcacagggccctggacaggctggatccagggcccaaatccaacaaggtgaggtttaacaagtccaagtgccgggtcctgcaccgtggccacaacaacccctgcagcactacaggctggggacagagtggctggacagcagccaggcagaaagggacctgcagggactgatggacagcaggctggacatgagccagcagtgtgcccaggtggccaagaaggccaatggctcctggcctggatcaggaatggtgtggccagcaggagcagggcagtggttcttcccctgtgctggacactgcttgggcagcacctcgagtgctgtgtccagttctgggccccccaatttaggaaggacatggaggaaCTGGAtcgtgtccagagaagggcaacaaggctggtgaggggtcaggagcacaagtgctgtgaggagcggctgagggagctggggttgtttattcGGGAGAAGAGGAGCCTCAGGGGAGACAAggtggtgtcagggcacaggttggacttgatgatctccaaggtcttttccagccttgctgattctgggattctctgaaaccacccttggagcagttgcaggaggagccctgggcctcctcttcagaagctccagcagcccaggtccctcagctcctcctcacagccccaaagcccatcctgtcagtcctgcagagcctctgcagcccctcctcactgcccagaacaggcagccccacagccagacacagcagcccagatgtgccccatggcctggggtgcctctggcaagggagcagcacgaggcactgcaggagcctacagacaattcctgcagcacttgtgggatgatcctgctccccaagagatgttcccatggtgccaagccaggaactggaatggggagtggggccagagaggaaagggcaaacagggatgggctgtttgcaggggagggaacaggggtgggcAAGAGGAAGAAATCTGGTCTagggaagagtaaagaaagcaaaggagaagccaaggaaatgctcagggcagtctgggagtggctgccaggcagcccaggctctgagcaacagcgtctgcagtgggacaggaaactcccagctgatgggaacaaactttctggctgactgcagcagccaggacaaagctgagtggtttccctggcgtcccccagcccttcctggccccaggggctgatggcatttgtgctcgctcaggttcatgtccccacagcagcagcatgggggtgctcccgcctgctgtgtgcaatgcaaacaggggctcctgagccagcgctgccgtggctgtgcctgcaaggatgcggcacctgtgtgagctggaggagaggccagggctgcagaggggggatgttgttggcagctccatcaggacgctctgggacgctgccctgggctgtccagcgcactggggatggatcagcccctgctctgctgctccttcccgtctcccccagggcccctgcagagcaccagccatgctgtttgcccccagcctgcccacggccagcctggggctgctcacgggggttttctgtgctgagcattggcctggccgtgttcttgagagagcctgggcaaggagcctgcagcccccaggccctggcctgaggcgtcagcgctgccccagcagtgcccatgggctgtccctgctgcagccccggcactgccacccccaggactgtgcccggccccgagagcactcaggccctgcagcaacaccagggccaccagggcagcggggcagggccacgggagcagcactggcaacaccaagtgctgctgctgctgggcacagctgttgtgccagcactgatctgcccccagctctgcacacagacattgctgctgcagctccagagaaggcaacaaaagggcatctctgcagaaaactttgctgggacatcctttAGCTCCTTTAAAGGCACCGAGAGTGCAGctcctcattgacacagtctgtagacacagggaaggtggagtgaaatgaaatgagaaatggcacaaggaatggcttttccttttggacaacatggaaaaacaaaaacaaataaaaagaaactccaaaatgaaaccaacaagaagtaccaaagatgacttttattacaattatttgcagaaattagccagcagtttaatgtccctgaaagcatccagtcatcagtctccacactgcagccttgagctcctggttcctcaggctgtagatgagggggttcagggctggagacaccactgagtacagaactgacagggccagatccagggatggggaggacatggaggggggcttcaggtaggcaagagtgccagtgctgaggaacagggagatcacggccaggtgagggaggcaggtggaaaaggctttgtgccgtccctgctcagaggggatcctcagcacagccctgaagatctgcacataggagaaaaccatgaacacaaaacaaccaaataccaaacaggcactaacagcaatgagcccaagttccctgaggtgggatttggagcaggagagcttgaggatgtgtgggatttcacagaagaactggcccagggcattgccatggcacaggggcagggaaaatgtattggccgtgtgcagcagtgaatagagaaaggcactggcccaggcagctgctgccatgtgggcacaagctctgctgcccaggagggtcccgtagtgcaggggtttgcagatggacacgtagcggtcgtagcacatgatggtcaggaggaaatactctgctccaaggaagaagaaaaccagaaacacctgtgcagcacatcctgtgtaggagatggtgctggtgtcccagagggaattgtgcatggctttggggacagtggtgcagatggagcccaggtcgctgagggccaggttgagcaggaagaagaacatgggcgtgtgcaggtggtggccgcaggctacggcgctgatgatgaggccgttgcccaggagggcagccagggagatgcccaggaagaggcagaagtgcaggagctgcagctgccgcgtgtctgccagtgccagcaggaggaagtggctgatggagctgctgttggacattggctgtggctgcacgttgggacctgttcatggagaaaggacagtgacaagTCAAGAGAGGCTGGCAGTAGCTTGTTTAGGAATTGTTTTCCTACCCACACATAattcctggctctctgaggtCAGAAATCCCCAGCATTCCTGCTACACTCAGTTTGCCACTGAGAGATGTGAGAGGCAAAGGATTCCCTGTGGATGAGGGAATgtgaggggctggatgggcttgttCCCAACTGCCCTGGCTTTGCACCTTTGGCTGGAATCAGAGCACAATCGcacccctgggtcaccctgggataaaccagaccctgctcagagcagagggatccctgaatgtctcaccctctctaaaggtctctgggcaagctctcaGCACCCCCTTGTGCCAAGGACACTCacggctcccttggccaacccagcagcatttcctcagctgtggcatctctgcacttccccgtgggacattcagggaactcccagaggctctggcacagctctgcacccaggagggcagctcagagctgggaagggcacagcaaggagatccctggctgtgcccatgatgggatctcagggaggggctcagctcattcccctttcccatggactgctttgcccacagccccacaggtcccagggaagcttggacaccccattcccatggacagccctgcctggcaggaatgccaagggcagtgcctgactcagctgctgcaaaggccagagcctccctgagagcaccagaaaacactgacaatatcaggggagtgcagaaacaggagaagatgttgtggtgctgtgcctgagagggcagggcagagacagccgggcactcaggacaGTGTTCCCGTGTCCGGCTGTGCCCGGCACCTCCCACACAccaacagtgccctcctgccccagcactgctctgttcagccccctctgcttccctgagcatctccctgggcctggacattccctcctgagaggtgccttgtccctgccagcgctcacagagcccatcccaccctgtgtgccctcggcccggccctacagaaacctgcctgtgtgcagggccctggctggggcagggtctgtgtgcagctgggcgagggcagctcaggagagccctgctgggccctgcaaaggtgatgctgctgctgtccagggctgaggagtggctgaaggccctttgggaggctgccagcagagagactgaccacccaaagtcacagttctggagtctctataaatgttcaaacattcctttgatgatcctgtgtgtccctttcaactcagaatgttctgtcattctgggatcacaattcctgttctgcttctctcatcccCCTGTTGTCTATaatcaaaagaggaaaaaaaaaaaaaaaaaacaaaaaccttgcAACAAAGTTAGAACAGTAAAGTAAAAACAGTGTTAGACCAGTAAAGTAAAAAACAGACCTTTATTGGAagcttccaggtgtcccagtggggatgggTCATACCTGGCCCCTGATTTCAACAATTTATTATGGTTGATTATTTAGGATATTTAACAGGAACATCCAGTAGGACATTCAGTTGCCCCAGTAACAACCCCTTGCTCAACCCATTGGAGTAGGtccaagggtttttttttgcacgTTTTTGTTATGACTGCTTAAATTCTGctcaaaaacaaaaatattcttcttgTGGGTCCTCTTCCTGATCATAAGACTATATAGTATTTCAGGAATGTATTTAGACAGGTAATTTTTCTAAAATCTAAGAGAAAGGTTAGGAAAtgtactagagttaattaaggaTTATAGTTATAAAAGTACATAACAGTAGTTTAATAGAGTTAATTAAGAGTTATATAGAGTTAAGTAaggattatatttttataactatataatagtaatttacagagctacaaatatatgaaaaatgaataaaaagcagaaatctttTTGTCACCACCGCAACTTTCTCATCCTTCTGcaagcaggaaatggaaaacacTCTCAGGAAAGCTGCTGAGCTTTACAGCAATCCCAGGTTTACCTTCTCTGGGGTGTGTCCTccggagctgtgcccaggctgctctggagctgggagcagccctgccccagccagcagctctcagcagcagcacctgccctgctcagggtggatccttccccccacagcttctctccagtgctgggagcagctccccgggccggctgagagctgtccctggcaggcagcagagtccctggccaagcacagcgccctgggctgcaggaccctgctctgcaggacagccctgggcacccctggctgctctgcacaagagatgatcagagaatgaactctcagggtctgtgggcattgggatgttccagctgtaggagatcactccaggagctgcagctgcattgtcctgcagccagaggttcctgtgccaagggctgccagggattctgccccaggcacttctcagcaccttcccagccctgactgatggaagctctctgtgcctctgtgctgtgcccgggctggctgcaggcagtgccccagccctgctgggctggcagaagagctgctcatccagagaaatgtgcttttgaagctctccttggttgccaggatcaTCCtatgtgccaggagcccggcccagctcagcagcacagacacagcacaaggactttaatgaccctctggggctttgtgctcaggccctgaacatcaggccctgagagggagctgcagaaacctctccagagctccaagtcagaatccagctccaaagtttctttgacttttaatgggtcccactgagggacacgactgagaaagtgtccccaggccccaggcagagcagagaactggaggcactgatgacaggtggggacaaagagaagccaagtcctggtgccctggggcacagcagggtctgtgccaccaagggctgtcaggagacaccttgtcctgaggcactggggcctcctggcacagccccagccaggctgggcactgtcacccccttgtcctgccctcacatccccccctagcccacatcccagtggcctcaaggatctgctggaaggagtccctggggagccttgctcaggaatggccctgggggctccttcatgcttccagggactgcaggtttttcaaagcactttggctttggcttttgccttggagtctctgagagctttgtgcagtcatggcctccaattatctgctgtaattagtccctggagaggctttgtcaggaacaacactcagtggggctcattaatgcttcaaggtacttcagttcttttaaggtacttggtgtttcccttttgatccagcctctgtgagaggtttgtgcaatcatggccccagttatctgctttaacgagtcccttgagagctttgtgctgacactcagtggggcttatgaatgctttgagatactcaagttTTGTAAattactttggattttcctttccatactgagaggtttttgtgctcttttgagtctctgagaggtttttgtgccatc
Protein-coding regions in this window:
- the LOC137463973 gene encoding olfactory receptor 14J1-like; this encodes MCYDRYVSICKPLHYGTLLGSRACAHMAAAAWASAFLYSLLHTANTFSLPLCHGNALGQFFCEIPHILKLSCSKSHLRELGLIAVSACLVFGCFVFMVFSYVQIFRAVLRIPSEQGRHKAFSTCLPHLAVISLFLSTGTLAYLKPPSMSSPSLDLALSVLYSVVSPALNPLIYSLRNQELKAAVWRLMTGCFQGH